One region of Catenulispora sp. EB89 genomic DNA includes:
- a CDS encoding thioesterase II family protein: MTAPMWFSEATAHDAGQSADLFCLPYAGGGASVFRRWPASFIPDIRVLPVQLPGRETRIAEPPEFDAAEVAAAIADRVDRPFALFGHSLGGRLAFEVVREFRRTGAPLPAAVYVSGCRPPDVRADGPFDKLSQLDDAELLERVVQGGGVPEGVLAEPELLDLLLPTLRADFGWLDDYVYRAESPLPVRITAFAGQTDRAATPDAMAGWARHTTAGFALHPLAGGHFFLHDQIPRIASVIRSDLRALTHAGGRR, from the coding sequence ATGACCGCGCCGATGTGGTTCTCCGAAGCCACCGCCCACGACGCCGGCCAGTCCGCCGACCTGTTCTGCCTCCCCTACGCGGGCGGCGGCGCCTCGGTGTTCCGGCGCTGGCCGGCGTCGTTCATTCCGGACATCAGGGTCCTGCCGGTGCAGCTTCCGGGCCGGGAGACCCGGATCGCCGAGCCGCCTGAGTTCGACGCCGCCGAGGTCGCGGCAGCGATCGCGGACCGGGTGGACCGGCCGTTCGCACTGTTCGGGCACTCCCTCGGCGGCCGGCTGGCCTTCGAGGTGGTGCGCGAGTTCCGCCGGACCGGCGCTCCGTTGCCCGCAGCGGTCTACGTCTCCGGGTGCCGGCCGCCGGATGTGCGCGCCGACGGGCCCTTCGACAAACTCTCGCAACTGGACGACGCGGAACTGCTGGAGCGGGTCGTCCAGGGCGGCGGCGTTCCGGAAGGAGTGCTGGCCGAGCCGGAGCTGTTGGACCTGCTCCTGCCGACCCTGCGCGCCGACTTCGGGTGGCTGGACGACTACGTGTACCGGGCCGAGTCCCCGCTTCCGGTCCGGATCACCGCCTTCGCCGGACAGACCGATCGGGCAGCCACCCCGGACGCGATGGCCGGCTGGGCCCGCCACACCACCGCCGGGTTCGCCCTGCATCCGCTGGCCGGCGGGCACTTCTTCCTCCACGACCAGATCCCCCGGATCGCCTCGGTGATCCGCTCCGATCTGCGAGCCCTGACCCACGCGGGAGGCCGCCGATGA
- a CDS encoding beta-ketoacyl synthase N-terminal-like domain-containing protein, which produces MSAVTGEEIAVIGLACRFPGAPDVSTFWQNLVAGVDSIHDYTREELLDLGIGPGLLDDPAHVPAGGRLPGVEDFDAEFFGFGPGEAALTDPQHRLFLEASWTALEDAGYDPATYPGPVGVFGSASVNRYFQFHLFGNPAVSRVGRDDWEGRLLERQAADYLPAQTAYRLGLTGPALAVQSACSGSLTAVCLAAQSLGDFRCDLALAGGVSVTWPRYRHTAGGLVARDGRCRAYDASGTGAGYGSGVGVVVLKRLADAEADGDHVHAVLRGWALSNDGAQRAGFAAPGLSGQTDAAAEAMAVAEVEADEIGLVEGNGGGTVWGDTIEVQALTRAWRAAGARTTAACALGSVKTNIGHLDAASGVAGLIKAVLAVREGMIPASLHFDKPNPEAGLEDSPFFVPTETIAWPADSPNPRLASVCAAGLGGSNAHVIVEQPPVRPAAEQRPGPWPLPLSAASPQALAEQIKRLRTYLTDHPDLDLADVSFTLAMGRRALRHRFAVVCGGVAEAIAALDPESDPDPEPGTVAELARQWMLGTDVDWRGAVSGRRIPLPGYPFQRVRHWIDLPEEIGATADRPGANA; this is translated from the coding sequence ATGAGCGCCGTGACCGGTGAGGAGATCGCGGTGATCGGGCTGGCCTGCCGGTTCCCCGGGGCGCCGGACGTCTCGACGTTCTGGCAGAACCTGGTCGCCGGCGTCGACTCGATACACGACTACACCCGCGAGGAGCTGCTGGACCTGGGTATCGGCCCGGGCCTGCTGGACGACCCCGCACACGTGCCGGCCGGCGGCCGGCTGCCGGGCGTGGAGGACTTCGACGCCGAGTTCTTCGGCTTCGGCCCCGGCGAGGCGGCGCTCACCGACCCGCAGCACCGGCTGTTCCTGGAGGCGAGCTGGACCGCGCTGGAGGACGCCGGATACGACCCGGCCACCTACCCGGGCCCGGTCGGCGTGTTCGGCTCGGCGTCGGTGAACCGGTACTTCCAGTTCCACCTGTTCGGGAACCCGGCGGTGTCCCGGGTCGGCCGGGACGACTGGGAGGGCCGGCTGCTGGAGCGTCAGGCCGCTGACTATCTCCCGGCGCAGACCGCGTACCGGCTCGGGCTGACCGGACCGGCCCTGGCCGTGCAGTCGGCGTGCTCCGGATCGCTGACCGCGGTGTGCCTGGCGGCGCAGAGCCTGGGCGACTTCCGGTGCGACCTGGCCCTGGCCGGCGGGGTGAGCGTGACCTGGCCGAGGTACCGGCACACCGCTGGCGGGTTGGTCGCGCGCGACGGGCGTTGCCGCGCCTACGACGCCTCGGGCACCGGAGCCGGCTACGGCAGCGGCGTCGGCGTGGTGGTCCTGAAACGGCTGGCCGACGCCGAGGCCGACGGCGACCACGTGCACGCGGTCCTGCGCGGCTGGGCCCTGTCCAACGACGGCGCCCAGCGCGCCGGGTTCGCCGCGCCCGGCCTGTCCGGCCAGACCGACGCGGCCGCGGAGGCGATGGCCGTGGCCGAGGTCGAGGCGGACGAGATCGGCCTGGTCGAGGGCAACGGCGGCGGGACGGTCTGGGGCGACACGATCGAGGTCCAGGCCCTGACGCGAGCCTGGCGGGCGGCCGGCGCGCGGACAACGGCGGCCTGCGCGCTGGGCTCGGTGAAGACCAACATCGGGCACCTCGACGCGGCCTCCGGCGTGGCCGGTCTGATCAAGGCGGTGCTGGCCGTCCGGGAAGGGATGATCCCGGCGAGTCTGCACTTCGACAAGCCGAACCCGGAAGCCGGCCTGGAGGACAGCCCCTTCTTCGTGCCCACCGAGACGATCGCGTGGCCGGCCGATTCACCGAATCCGCGACTGGCCTCCGTCTGCGCGGCCGGGCTCGGCGGCTCCAACGCGCACGTGATCGTCGAACAGCCGCCGGTGCGCCCGGCGGCCGAACAACGGCCCGGACCCTGGCCGCTGCCGTTGTCGGCGGCGTCGCCGCAGGCCCTGGCCGAGCAGATCAAGCGGCTGCGCACCTACCTGACCGACCATCCCGACCTCGATCTCGCCGACGTCTCCTTCACCCTGGCCATGGGACGCAGAGCATTGCGACACCGGTTCGCAGTGGTCTGTGGCGGTGTCGCCGAGGCCATCGCGGCGCTCGACCCGGAGTCGGACCCGGATCCCGAGCCGGGAACGGTGGCGGAGCTGGCCCGGCAGTGGATGCTCGGCACCGACGTTGACTGGCGCGGCGCGGTCTCGGGTCGCCGCATTCCGTTGCCCGGCTACCCCTTCCAGCGGGTCCGGCACTGGATCGACCTGCCTGAGGAAATCGGCGCGACCGCCGACCGGCCCGGAGCGAACGCATGA
- a CDS encoding amino acid adenylation domain-containing protein: MTSELRGPVEDEADLRLDLPDAVLAGEADGETVGRSGPEAGDRPARGTLGEAIPRPRNSARTAGSVAVPVSGPVADQAPDTALNQAPDPASAHRASPDFVPFEASDETIAQRFARQVALGPDRPAVLGDDRRLSYADLAAEAGGIAALIAGHGGPGDRVGLLIEHGPAMIAAVLGTLGAGRCYVPLDPEFPADRLAYMVARCDISLVVADQANAAKAAELAPPVVLTEQARPAPYQPVDADPRDPAYVLFTSGSTGRPKGVVQNHRNVLHGVRNHITNLRIAPSDRVSLLTSFGFDMAVTDLYSAILSGAAVVPVGVHRHGLAKLASAIAEHEVSVYHSTPTVFRYLTAELGAGRCLPSVRAVVLGGEAVTALDLAAVRRSFAQDCVLVNGYGATEASFAVQNHVPPGVPAAEAVHHEVVPIGRSLPGYEILLLDEQDRPAEAGQIVIRSRYLALGYWQEPELTAEKFTHENGDGDTNDHDTSYRDGMRLYRTGDLARRLPDGRIVYAGRGDRQVKVRGNRVELGEVEAHLAALTGVVRAVAVSRTDAAGAVEIIGYVQATRAGTDLEPTTLRTELAERVPGYLVPARFVVLEAFPLTSTGKVDVAALPLPTHPGTGPAPTTPTERAVAQVWCAVLGLDRVGTTDNFFDLGGNSLHLARVRQRLDRDHGLSVPTISLFEYPSVGTLAAHLDAGEAPDTDGVARIADRLAQRRTARARSADARRTEAAG, translated from the coding sequence ATGACATCCGAACTGCGGGGACCAGTCGAGGATGAGGCGGACCTGCGGTTGGACCTGCCGGACGCGGTGCTGGCCGGCGAGGCGGACGGCGAGACCGTCGGCCGGTCCGGCCCCGAAGCAGGCGACCGCCCGGCCCGGGGCACGCTCGGCGAGGCGATTCCGAGGCCGCGCAACAGTGCCCGAACGGCAGGCTCGGTTGCCGTGCCGGTCAGCGGCCCGGTTGCCGATCAGGCTCCCGATACAGCTCTGAATCAGGCTCCGGACCCGGCGAGCGCCCACCGCGCATCGCCGGACTTCGTGCCCTTCGAAGCCTCCGACGAGACCATCGCGCAGCGCTTCGCCCGCCAAGTCGCGCTCGGCCCGGACCGTCCTGCGGTCCTCGGCGACGACCGCCGGCTCAGCTACGCGGACCTGGCGGCCGAGGCCGGCGGGATCGCCGCGCTCATCGCAGGGCACGGCGGCCCCGGCGACCGGGTCGGTCTGCTGATCGAGCACGGCCCGGCGATGATCGCCGCGGTGCTGGGCACGCTCGGCGCGGGCCGCTGCTACGTGCCGCTGGACCCGGAGTTCCCCGCCGACCGCCTGGCGTACATGGTCGCGCGCTGCGACATCTCGCTGGTCGTCGCCGACCAGGCCAACGCGGCCAAGGCCGCGGAGCTCGCGCCGCCAGTGGTATTGACCGAGCAGGCCCGGCCCGCGCCCTACCAGCCAGTGGACGCCGACCCGCGCGATCCGGCCTACGTGCTGTTCACGTCCGGTTCGACCGGGCGGCCGAAGGGCGTGGTGCAGAACCACCGCAACGTCCTGCACGGCGTGCGCAACCACATCACCAACCTCCGCATCGCCCCCTCGGATCGTGTCAGCCTCCTGACGTCGTTCGGCTTCGACATGGCCGTCACCGACCTGTACTCGGCGATCCTGTCCGGCGCCGCGGTGGTCCCGGTCGGCGTCCACCGGCACGGGCTCGCAAAGCTGGCATCCGCGATCGCCGAGCACGAGGTGAGCGTCTACCACTCCACGCCGACCGTCTTCCGCTATCTGACGGCGGAGCTCGGCGCGGGCCGGTGTCTGCCCTCGGTGCGTGCGGTGGTCCTCGGCGGCGAAGCCGTGACCGCGCTGGATCTGGCCGCGGTGCGCCGCTCCTTCGCCCAGGACTGCGTTCTGGTCAACGGCTACGGCGCGACGGAGGCCAGCTTCGCGGTCCAGAACCACGTGCCACCCGGCGTCCCCGCCGCTGAAGCGGTCCACCACGAAGTGGTGCCGATCGGCAGGAGCCTGCCCGGCTACGAGATATTGCTGCTGGACGAGCAGGACCGGCCCGCCGAAGCCGGGCAGATCGTGATCCGCAGCCGGTATCTCGCACTCGGCTACTGGCAGGAGCCGGAGCTGACCGCCGAGAAGTTCACCCACGAGAACGGCGACGGCGACACCAACGACCACGACACCAGCTACCGCGACGGCATGCGCCTCTACCGCACCGGCGACCTGGCCCGGCGGCTGCCGGACGGCCGCATCGTCTACGCCGGACGCGGCGACCGCCAGGTGAAGGTGCGCGGCAATCGCGTCGAGCTCGGCGAGGTCGAAGCACACCTGGCCGCGCTGACCGGCGTGGTCCGGGCGGTCGCGGTGTCCCGGACCGACGCGGCCGGGGCGGTGGAGATCATCGGCTACGTGCAGGCGACCCGCGCAGGGACCGACCTGGAACCAACCACGCTGCGGACCGAACTCGCCGAGCGGGTGCCCGGGTACCTGGTGCCCGCACGCTTCGTGGTCCTCGAAGCGTTCCCCCTCACCTCGACCGGCAAGGTGGACGTGGCCGCACTCCCCCTGCCGACGCACCCCGGCACCGGTCCGGCCCCGACGACTCCCACCGAGCGGGCCGTCGCGCAGGTGTGGTGCGCCGTCCTCGGCCTGGACCGGGTCGGGACCACCGACAACTTCTTCGACCTCGGCGGCAACTCGCTGCACCTGGCCCGGGTCCGGCAGCGGCTGGACCGCGACCACGGTCTGTCCGTCCCCACGATCAGCCTGTTCGAGTACCCGTCCGTGGGCACGCTGGCCGCGCATCTGGACGCTGGCGAGGCCCCCGACACCGACGGCGTCGCCCGCATCGCCGACCGCCTCGCGCAGCGGCGCACCGCCCGGGCCCGGTCGGCCGACGCCCGGCGCACCGAGGCGGCGGGATGA
- a CDS encoding DUF6002 family protein: MVATPRAGSPNRSQHANLLLDYPDLLPSAIAACTDDPEPRVGSGPFSPGFHLPEAGDDVRAFFGAATARWQELGHYQDHRVTLLDLTGNPGTQTTKTFASLLIVARAVEYIRRTGESVMIFSPTSANKGTALRDAVLRALDAGLAEPEQLRVTTVAPRGCLPKLRGSRLSTDPALRALNPVLVYPGAEPEGVKAIGREFADRNADRVLTEQGCRLWFSLELANYLVADTARAFFEQTVDPIRADGPQRLHAHAVSSAFGLLGYHKGLDVLESAGRFDPALRPASLLVQHLGTPDMVLNLRHGDFDRSSLPAYSMDGGLYRQDSDPRFPQTTFDPDEVLDPTFYTHAPATSPAMNAIIKGHGGDGIVVSLHECLERYPFVREWLAPTGRPLPADPRTLREWSLTMALTGVLNAIDRSLVDPGRDVVVHGSGSYTTADFEPLAADAVTEVRDAGDIAAALLGSR; this comes from the coding sequence ATGGTTGCCACCCCACGGGCCGGTTCACCGAACCGCTCCCAGCATGCCAACTTGCTGCTGGACTACCCCGACCTGCTGCCGTCGGCGATAGCCGCCTGCACCGACGACCCGGAGCCGCGGGTGGGCAGCGGGCCGTTCAGCCCCGGCTTCCACCTGCCGGAGGCCGGCGACGACGTCCGCGCGTTCTTCGGCGCGGCGACCGCGCGCTGGCAGGAGCTGGGCCACTACCAGGACCACCGCGTGACGCTGCTGGACCTGACCGGGAACCCGGGCACCCAGACCACCAAGACCTTCGCCTCCCTGCTGATCGTCGCCCGGGCCGTGGAGTACATCCGCCGCACCGGCGAGTCGGTGATGATCTTCTCGCCGACCTCGGCGAACAAGGGCACGGCGCTGCGCGACGCGGTGCTGCGCGCGCTCGACGCCGGCCTGGCCGAGCCCGAGCAGCTGCGCGTCACCACCGTCGCGCCCCGCGGCTGCCTGCCCAAACTGCGCGGCAGCCGGCTCTCGACCGATCCCGCGCTGCGCGCGCTCAACCCGGTGCTGGTGTATCCGGGGGCCGAGCCCGAAGGGGTCAAGGCGATCGGGCGCGAGTTCGCCGACCGCAACGCCGACCGGGTGCTGACCGAGCAGGGCTGCCGGCTGTGGTTCTCCCTGGAGTTGGCCAACTATCTGGTCGCCGACACCGCGCGCGCGTTCTTCGAGCAGACCGTCGACCCGATCCGCGCCGACGGCCCGCAGCGGCTGCACGCGCACGCCGTCTCCAGCGCCTTCGGCCTGCTCGGCTACCACAAGGGCCTGGACGTGCTGGAGTCGGCGGGCCGGTTCGACCCGGCGCTGCGCCCGGCCAGCCTGCTGGTCCAGCACCTGGGGACGCCGGACATGGTCCTGAACCTGCGCCACGGGGACTTCGACCGGTCGAGTCTGCCCGCCTACTCCATGGACGGCGGCCTGTACCGGCAGGACAGCGACCCCCGGTTCCCGCAGACCACGTTCGACCCGGACGAGGTCCTGGACCCGACGTTCTACACCCACGCCCCCGCGACCTCGCCGGCGATGAACGCCATCATCAAGGGGCACGGCGGCGACGGGATCGTGGTCTCGCTGCACGAGTGCCTGGAGCGGTACCCGTTCGTGCGCGAGTGGCTGGCCCCGACCGGACGGCCGCTGCCCGCCGACCCGCGCACGCTGCGCGAATGGTCGCTGACCATGGCACTCACCGGAGTGCTGAACGCCATCGACCGCTCCCTGGTCGACCCGGGCCGCGACGTGGTGGTGCACGGCTCCGGCAGCTACACCACCGCCGACTTCGAGCCGCTGGCCGCCGACGCGGTGACCGAGGTGCGCGACGCCGGCGACATCGCGGCGGCGCTGCTGGGCAGCCGATGA